In Coregonus clupeaformis isolate EN_2021a chromosome 7, ASM2061545v1, whole genome shotgun sequence, one genomic interval encodes:
- the LOC121568677 gene encoding transmembrane protein 200C-like: protein MIATGGLLRINRRQDSLRSKSRAENKRKRKAKKKRKNEVVVVKGKLNLCSISGVVAAIGILILLVGIAIAILGYWPRESPLYPEPAQIQIIYDKKEESGLTGNWMNNAKDGFHLDGDLVSNNRSNGTGSEEPSMGFLAEFLDKYLYSDKLKVIGPLIMGIGIFLFICANAVLHENRDKKTKIINLRDIYSTVIDIHSLRTKENMPLNGFVNYMQSKGLEGKPSAAYTAALLAKGTWPSGGSPDEGSLGPSRCHSLTRSRVSSLERQTFTDTVYTISRHSGAGQQSSPIPIPKRWETRTIVASSVNAFTLPMTKPNHRANQHQRRPSAKAEAGRSRAALCDSGEEDKAQVGYGVPETTTQAKVETLQTAMLLPQDSVEVYKSSTSLQGALQGSQVQLLPSSPTGPRVMGSHLSLSALTDYSRSIDLGITPSTPTEWKVERSRRLSCPRLEVPGGGGYIKLGDLGGESFESRESCEVTAFSRVTSEEGQAKSQREGGVANEQEESSPGVPQDRCSRRYSNKEKLLMISQSDSVLDDEEVESTEI from the coding sequence ATGATCGCCACCGGAGGCCTGTTGCGGATCAACAGGAGGCAGGACTCGCTGCGCTCCAAGAGCCGTGCAGAGAACAAGCGCAAGAGGAAAGCCAAGAAGAAGCGGAAGAATGAGGTGGTGGTGGTCAAGGGCAAGCTGAATCTCTGCTCCATCTCGGGGGTGGTGGCGGCCATTGGGATACTAATCCTACTGGTGGGCATTGCCATAGCCATACTGGGTTACTGGCCCAGGGAGAGCCCACTGTACCCGGAGCCAGCCCAAATCCAGATAATTTACGACAAAAAGGAGGAGTCAGGGCTGACGGGCAACTGGATGAACAACGCGAAGGACGGATTTCACCTGGATGGGGATTTGGTCAGTAACAATCGTTCCAACGGCACAGGTTCAGAGGAGCCTTCTATGGGCTTCCTGGCCGAGTTCTTGGATAAGTACCTGTACTCGGACAAGCTGAAGGTGATCGGGCCCCTCATCATGGGCATTGGCATCTTCCTGTTTATCTGCGCCAATGCGGTGCTGCACGAGAACCGCGATAAGAAGACCAAAATCATCAACCTGAGGGACATCTACTCCACTGTCATCGACATCCACAGCTTGCGGACTAAGGAGAACATGCCGCTCAATGGCTTTGTGAACTACATGCAGTCCAAAGGGTTGGAGGGAAAACCTAGCGCTGCATATACCGCCGCTCTACTAGCCAAAGGCACTTGGCCTTCGGGGGGTTCACCGGACGAGGGCAGCCTGGGCCCCTCCAGATGCCACTCCCTGACAAGGTCGAGGGTCTCATCTCTAGAGAGGCAGACGTTCACCGACACAGTCTACACTATTTCCAGACACAGCGGGGCCGGCCAGCAGAGCAGCCCGATTCCCATCCCCAAACGGTGGGAGACCCGGACAATAGTGGCCTCCTCGGTCAACGCCTTCACTCTCCCCATGACCAAACCCAACCATCGGGCCAACCAGCATCAGCGCAGGCCTTCAGCCAAAGCAGAGGCGGGGAGGAGCAGGGCTGCCCTGTGCGACTCTGGCGAGGAAGACAAAGCCCAGGTTGGGTACGGAGTTCCAGAAACCACCACCCAGGCCAAGGTGGAGACTTTGCAGACGGCTATGCTCCTGCCTCAGGACTCAGTAGAGGTGTACAAGAGCAGTACTAGCCTCCAGGGGGCACTTCAGGGCTCCCAGGTCCAGTTGCTCCCCTCGTCCCCCACTGGCCCCAGGGTGATGGGTTCTCACTTGTCCCTCAGCGCCCTGACGGACTACTCCAGGTCCATCGACCTGGGCATCACTCCATCCACCCCCACCGAATGGAAGGTGGAACGGTCCCGGCGACTCAGCTGTCCTCGTTTAGAGGTACCGGGAGGCGGTGGGTACATCAAACTGGGCGACCTGGGGGGGGAGTCCTTTGAGTCAAGGGAGTCATGTGAGGTGACTGCCTTCAGCCGAGTGACCTCAGAGGAGGGTCAGGCTAAGAgtcagagggaaggaggagtaGCAAA